The region GTGCAATTTCCCCCACTTTTCGTATGTTCCTAAGCTTGACCTCACTGAATTCTATCATACTATTTTATCTGATGTTaataataaaaattacattttttactataTAGCATTTGTTGCAATTTATCGTCGCGCCTCTGTACGCTATTGAGGTTGGGTTTGTAGAGTTTCATAAGAGTATTAAATAAGATAAAATTTAGTCCCCaggcataacaaaaaaaaatgcaaaaatcatTTGAATATTTgaatgagaaacattttcaaggttcTCCAACCCGTATGTACAAAAAAACAAATGTGCCTAGGCAGGCATGGGGGTAAATGGCCTGGTCTTGAACTGAACTGTACAGTGTACACCTGAGCTGCATAGACACTTAAAACTAGGTCAGGTGCACATGTAATATTTGAGGATGAAGGGAAAGCCAAAGGGAAAGTGAGAATGAGTACAAGGCAAGGGGAGAAAAAAAAGAGAGCAGGATTGTATCAGAAATAGAGACATGACCATTTGAGTCATGTTAGAATAAGGGCTTATTCAGTCATCCGTGCAAATCAGTCCGATCTCTGACCGCGAAGCACAGACTTGGCCCTTGCTCTCCTCACCCTTTTCAAACCACATACATGTCCAGATTGTTAGACtacataaatatataaaatttgTGAGCAATCTGGAAGTGTTTGCATATTATTTTCTAAGAGCACTTCCAGGACTTATTCATGTTACATATTGAATAACCCAAGTGATTTTTTTTATCTACAGGTTTTTGACCATTTAAAAAAATGGGTCCACCGGAAGGAAAACATTCACAAAAGGCTGTACCAGGAATAAGTCCTATACCTGCTGTAGACCGCCCTCATAGCAACTTGTCGACTAGAAGATCTCATCAAGGTAAAGCACTGGAAAAGCCTGGCCCATCCGGCAAAGTTCAAGAGCCACGCTGTGCCAGTGAGCCACCTAAAGTGCTCAACAGAAAAAGCGTCCATCCAACAACAAAAAGCACAGAAAGCCAAGAGTCTTCAAAGGCTGAAAGAAGAGCAACCACTGCCAAGTATACACCAACTTCCAAGGAATCTGGGGCTCTTCCTCCAGTCCGTGATGTCCCTACAAGACAAGGTAGAAGCATATCTGTAGATTTTCTTCAAGATCATCTTACTCAGGGAGATATTTCTAAAATTGAGATAGAAACCCGAGGGCAACGAGACAATCAGGAGTGGCATTACTGGCGTAAGAACCGCATTACCGCCTCTTTAGCGCATCAGGTATCTCACAGTAAATTTGCTAATCAAAGAACCAATGATATTCCTCAATCTTATCTGAAAGCTATACTGGGTTCTGCACCCAGAGTGCAAACTACTGCCATGAGCTGGGGTATCAGGAATGAAAAAAAAGCTGTGACTGCCTATGAGAGTCTGGCATCAATCAATAAAGGCAGAAAAGTGATGGTGGAAGCATGTGGTTTATTCATTCACCCAACCAAAAACTGGCTGGCAGCAAGTCCTGATGGGATAGTGAAAGACAAGCGCACAGGAGAGATTCTAAATGTCTTAGAGGTGAAGTGCCCGTATAAACACCGAGAGCATACAATACGTGAAGCATGCAAAGACAGCAAT is a window of Ranitomeya variabilis isolate aRanVar5 chromosome 2, aRanVar5.hap1, whole genome shotgun sequence DNA encoding:
- the LOC143807967 gene encoding uncharacterized protein LOC143807967, with amino-acid sequence MGPPEGKHSQKAVPGISPIPAVDRPHSNLSTRRSHQGKALEKPGPSGKVQEPRCASEPPKVLNRKSVHPTTKSTESQESSKAERRATTAKYTPTSKESGALPPVRDVPTRQGRSISVDFLQDHLTQGDISKIEIETRGQRDNQEWHYWRKNRITASLAHQVSHSKFANQRTNDIPQSYLKAILGSAPRVQTTAMSWGIRNEKKAVTAYESLASINKGRKVMVEACGLFIHPTKNWLAASPDGIVKDKRTGEILNVLEVKCPYKHREHTIREACKDSNFCLTSNGDSYALKRQHAYFTQVQCQMAVSGINDADFVVYTKMETAVAPVKFDLDFWKDIEPKLERFYTEAVLPNIKQGDTCNEDKGVYTPEE